One Agrococcus jenensis genomic region harbors:
- the sufB gene encoding Fe-S cluster assembly protein SufB, with product MSDVLIDRPELESLGQYEFGWHDSDEAGAVAKRGLSEAVVRNISELKSETDWMLERRLKGLQLFERKPMPTWGADISGIDFDNIKYFVRSTERQAQTWEDLPEDIRSTYDRLGIPEAERSRLVSGVAAQYESEVVYHQIQEDLEAQGVIFMDTDTALREHPEFFEEYFGTVIPAGDNKFAALNTAVWSGGSFVYVPKGVHVEIPLQAYFRINTENMGQFERTLIIADEGSYVHYIEGCTAPIYSSDSLHSAVVEIIVKKNARVRYTTIQNWSNNVYNLVTKRAIAEEGATMEWIDGNIGSKVTMKYPSIYLVGERAKGETLSVAFAGPGQHQDAGAKMIHMAPYTTSSIVSKSIARGGGRAGYRGEVRVDANAHHSANSVVCDALLVDTMSRSDTYPAIDIRVDDVVLGHEATVSKVSEEQLFYLMSRGLAETEAMAMIVRGFIEPIARELPMEYALELNKLIEMSMEGSVG from the coding sequence ATGTCTGACGTCCTGATCGACCGGCCAGAGCTCGAGAGCCTGGGGCAGTACGAGTTCGGGTGGCACGACTCCGACGAGGCTGGAGCCGTCGCCAAGCGAGGGCTCAGCGAAGCGGTGGTCCGCAACATCTCGGAGCTGAAGAGCGAGACCGACTGGATGCTCGAGCGGCGCCTCAAGGGCCTGCAGCTCTTCGAGCGCAAGCCGATGCCCACGTGGGGTGCCGACATCTCCGGCATCGACTTCGACAACATCAAGTACTTCGTGCGGTCGACCGAGCGCCAGGCTCAGACCTGGGAGGACCTGCCCGAGGACATCCGCAGCACGTACGACCGGCTGGGCATCCCGGAGGCCGAGCGCTCTCGCCTCGTCTCCGGCGTCGCCGCGCAGTACGAGTCGGAGGTCGTGTACCACCAGATCCAGGAGGACCTGGAGGCGCAGGGCGTCATCTTCATGGACACCGACACGGCGCTCCGCGAGCACCCGGAGTTCTTCGAGGAGTACTTCGGCACCGTGATCCCGGCCGGCGACAACAAGTTCGCCGCGCTCAACACCGCGGTGTGGTCGGGCGGCTCGTTCGTCTACGTGCCGAAGGGCGTGCACGTCGAGATCCCGCTGCAGGCCTACTTCCGGATCAACACCGAGAACATGGGCCAGTTCGAGCGCACGCTCATCATCGCCGACGAGGGCTCGTACGTGCACTACATCGAGGGCTGCACCGCCCCGATCTACTCGTCCGACTCGCTGCACTCCGCGGTCGTCGAGATCATCGTGAAGAAGAACGCCCGCGTGCGCTACACGACGATCCAGAACTGGTCGAACAACGTCTACAACCTCGTCACGAAGCGCGCCATCGCCGAGGAGGGCGCGACGATGGAGTGGATCGACGGCAACATCGGCTCCAAGGTGACCATGAAGTACCCGTCGATCTACCTCGTGGGCGAGCGCGCGAAGGGCGAGACCCTGTCGGTCGCGTTCGCGGGCCCCGGCCAGCACCAGGACGCCGGCGCGAAGATGATCCACATGGCGCCGTACACGACGTCGTCGATCGTCTCGAAGTCGATCGCGCGCGGCGGCGGCCGAGCCGGCTACCGCGGCGAGGTGCGGGTCGACGCGAACGCGCACCACTCGGCGAACAGCGTCGTCTGCGACGCCCTGCTCGTCGACACGATGTCGCGCTCCGACACGTACCCGGCGATCGACATCCGGGTCGACGACGTGGTGCTCGGCCACGAGGCGACCGTGTCGAAGGTGAGCGAGGAGCAGCTGTTCTACCTCATGTCGCGCGGCCTGGCCGAGACCGAGGCGATGGCGATGATCGTGCGCGGCTTCATCGAGCCGATCGCCCGCGAGCTGCCCATGGAGTACGCGCTCGAGCTCAACAAGCTCATCGAGATGAGCATGGAAGGATCCGTCGGTTGA
- a CDS encoding heme o synthase gives MSNATSHGVERPQVAGERERSRVAVKAEAYVALTKPRVIELLLVTALPTMFLAAGGVPPIGALLATLLGGFLSAGSANAFNMILDRDIDRVMHRTQRRPLVTGTLSVTEARVFAWTLAVVSTLVLGLFANWLAAALSVAAIAFYVLVYTMLLKRRTEQNIVWGGIAGCFPVVIGWAGVTGSLDWPAWILFTLVFLWTPAHYWPLSMKYRDDYQAADVPMLAVVRGKPMVGIQVILYAWASLACTLLLIPVAGMGLLYSGIAVVAGAWFVAEAHGLYSRAIRGEREVRAMRVFHASNTYLTLIFLAVGIDPLLPF, from the coding sequence ATGTCGAACGCCACCTCGCACGGCGTCGAGAGGCCGCAGGTCGCGGGGGAGCGGGAGCGCTCGCGCGTCGCGGTGAAGGCCGAGGCGTACGTCGCCCTGACGAAGCCGCGGGTCATCGAGCTGCTGCTCGTCACCGCGCTGCCGACGATGTTCCTCGCGGCCGGCGGCGTCCCCCCGATCGGCGCGCTGCTCGCGACGCTCCTGGGCGGCTTCCTGAGCGCCGGCAGCGCCAACGCGTTCAACATGATCCTCGACCGCGACATCGACCGCGTCATGCACCGCACGCAGCGCCGGCCGCTCGTCACCGGCACGCTGTCGGTGACCGAGGCGCGGGTGTTCGCGTGGACGCTCGCGGTCGTCTCGACGCTCGTGCTCGGCCTCTTCGCCAACTGGCTCGCCGCAGCGCTGTCGGTCGCCGCGATCGCCTTCTACGTGCTCGTCTACACGATGCTGCTGAAGCGCCGCACCGAGCAGAACATCGTCTGGGGCGGCATCGCCGGATGCTTCCCGGTCGTGATCGGCTGGGCCGGCGTCACCGGCTCGCTCGACTGGCCCGCGTGGATCCTCTTCACGCTCGTCTTCCTGTGGACGCCCGCGCACTACTGGCCGCTGTCGATGAAGTACCGCGACGACTACCAGGCGGCCGACGTGCCGATGCTCGCGGTCGTGCGCGGCAAGCCGATGGTCGGCATCCAGGTGATCCTCTACGCGTGGGCGTCGCTCGCGTGCACGCTGCTGCTCATCCCGGTCGCGGGCATGGGCCTGCTCTACTCGGGCATCGCGGTGGTCGCGGGCGCCTGGTTCGTCGCCGAGGCGCACGGGCTCTACAGCCGCGCGATCCGCGGCGAGCGCGAGGTGCGCGCGATGCGCGTCTTCCACGCCTCGAACACGTACCTGACGCTCATCTTCCTCGCGGTCGGCATCGACCCGCTGCTGCCCTTCTAG
- a CDS encoding COX15/CtaA family protein has product MLERSRSLIIAAWATLVSQIIIVGTGGAVRLTGSGLGCSEWPNCVPGSFTPVAAQGIHGIIEFGNRVWGGIVVAIALVMLVLVIRKAAGRTNIVLAAIVLGLTLAQALIGAVVVWMSLRPDTVGIHFIISVVLVAVSAVLAWRIVVGTPGARTAPRWQSALVHSMTAVLAVVVFVGVLTTGSGPHAGDGGAARNGLDPAIMQHVHSWPGYLLLALIVAVVVAAAARGPRRHLGWSLALLGAVLVQIVVGIVQSRIGLPIGLVGIHMVLSVVATAIAVATVLSLRGTADAALPAARDAAVVQGRVDA; this is encoded by the coding sequence TTGCTCGAGCGCTCGCGGAGCCTCATCATCGCGGCATGGGCCACGCTCGTGTCCCAGATCATCATCGTCGGCACGGGCGGTGCCGTCCGCCTGACGGGATCGGGCCTCGGCTGCTCGGAGTGGCCGAACTGCGTGCCGGGCTCCTTCACGCCGGTCGCGGCGCAGGGCATCCACGGCATCATCGAGTTCGGCAACCGCGTGTGGGGCGGGATCGTCGTGGCGATCGCGCTCGTCATGCTCGTGCTCGTCATCCGCAAGGCCGCCGGTCGCACGAACATCGTGCTCGCGGCGATCGTGCTCGGCCTCACCCTCGCGCAGGCGCTCATCGGCGCGGTCGTCGTGTGGATGTCCCTCCGTCCCGACACGGTCGGGATCCACTTCATCATCTCGGTCGTGCTCGTCGCCGTCTCCGCGGTGCTCGCGTGGCGCATCGTCGTGGGCACGCCCGGAGCTCGCACGGCGCCGCGCTGGCAGTCGGCGCTCGTGCACTCGATGACGGCGGTGCTCGCGGTCGTCGTCTTCGTCGGCGTGCTCACCACCGGCTCGGGTCCGCACGCGGGCGACGGCGGCGCAGCGCGCAACGGCCTCGACCCGGCGATCATGCAGCACGTGCACTCGTGGCCCGGCTACCTGCTGCTCGCGCTCATCGTGGCCGTCGTGGTCGCCGCTGCCGCGCGCGGCCCCCGGCGGCACCTCGGCTGGTCGCTCGCGCTGCTCGGCGCGGTGCTCGTCCAGATCGTCGTGGGCATCGTGCAGTCGCGCATCGGCCTGCCGATCGGCCTCGTCGGCATCCACATGGTGCTGTCGGTCGTCGCGACCGCGATCGCGGTCGCGACGGTGCTGTCGCTGCGGGGCACGGCGGATGCAGCCCTGCCCGCGGCTCGGGACGCCGCCGTCGTGCAGGGCCGCGTCGACGCGTGA
- the sufD gene encoding Fe-S cluster assembly protein SufD, which yields MTATDTTPAPLGAVPAPAERFVPIQTRSERPTSFEPADFGVPTGREINWKLSDVRRLAPLFVDEETETGTPGIEHDVAALVKRGLLVESTGLDAPVRGEIFRPEDVVSAIAWKRGVNALHVRLPEGSEQTEPVIARLHGTGADRHANAHIVIEAMPGSIGTVVLHHSGSARYAQNVEIIVRDGARLTVISVQDWEDDTVHASTHQAVVGEGAFLKHMVVSFGGGVVRVNPSMRLAGHRAEGEMYGLSFADAGQHIESQVFMFHEGTETRGNVLYKGALQGIGARSVWVGDVLIGRDATGTDSYEKNQNLVLTDGARADSIPNLEIQTGDIAGAGHASATGRFDDEQLFYLESRGIDEEQARRLVVIGFLMEIVQKIGVPEIEQRLAEAIEEELRRGAGLAPASKAGA from the coding sequence ATGACTGCGACAGACACGACCCCCGCCCCCCTGGGCGCCGTGCCCGCGCCGGCCGAGCGCTTCGTCCCGATCCAGACGCGCTCGGAGCGCCCGACGTCGTTCGAGCCCGCCGACTTCGGCGTGCCGACCGGCCGTGAGATCAACTGGAAGCTCTCCGACGTGCGACGCCTCGCGCCGCTGTTCGTCGACGAGGAGACCGAGACCGGCACGCCCGGGATCGAGCACGACGTCGCGGCGCTCGTGAAGCGGGGGCTGCTCGTCGAGTCGACCGGCCTCGACGCCCCGGTGCGCGGCGAGATCTTCCGTCCCGAGGACGTCGTCAGCGCCATCGCGTGGAAGCGCGGCGTCAACGCGCTGCACGTGCGGCTGCCGGAGGGCAGCGAGCAGACCGAGCCGGTCATCGCGCGCCTGCACGGCACGGGCGCCGACCGCCACGCGAACGCGCACATCGTCATCGAGGCCATGCCCGGCTCGATCGGCACCGTCGTGCTGCACCACTCGGGCTCGGCGCGCTACGCGCAGAACGTCGAGATCATCGTCCGCGACGGCGCACGCCTCACGGTCATCTCGGTGCAGGACTGGGAGGACGACACCGTCCACGCCTCGACGCACCAGGCGGTCGTGGGCGAGGGCGCGTTCCTCAAGCACATGGTCGTCTCGTTCGGCGGCGGCGTCGTGCGGGTGAACCCCTCGATGCGCCTCGCGGGCCACCGCGCCGAGGGCGAGATGTACGGCCTGTCGTTCGCCGACGCCGGCCAGCACATCGAGAGCCAGGTGTTCATGTTCCACGAGGGCACCGAGACGCGCGGCAACGTGCTCTACAAGGGGGCCCTGCAGGGCATCGGCGCACGCTCGGTGTGGGTGGGCGACGTGCTCATCGGCCGCGACGCGACCGGCACCGACAGCTACGAGAAGAACCAGAACCTCGTGCTCACCGACGGCGCCCGCGCCGACAGCATCCCGAACCTCGAGATCCAGACGGGCGACATCGCCGGCGCCGGCCACGCATCCGCGACCGGCCGCTTCGACGACGAGCAGCTGTTCTACCTCGAGTCGCGCGGCATCGACGAGGAGCAGGCTCGCCGGCTCGTCGTGATCGGCTTCCTCATGGAGATCGTGCAGAAGATCGGCGTGCCCGAGATCGAGCAGCGCCTCGCCGAGGCGATCGAGGAGGAGCTGCGACGCGGCGCCGGCCTCGCCCCCGCGTCGAAGGCTGGGGCATGA
- a CDS encoding metal-sulfur cluster assembly factor, translated as MALVEIDATKFDEVTEALKDVVDPELDVNIVDLGLVYDLAWDDEQRALVISMTLTSAGCPLTDVIETEIAEKLDGVVEQFRINWVWMPPWGPERITEDGREMMRALGFTI; from the coding sequence ATGGCCCTCGTCGAGATCGACGCGACGAAGTTCGACGAGGTCACCGAGGCGCTCAAGGATGTCGTCGACCCCGAGCTCGACGTCAACATCGTCGACCTGGGCCTGGTCTACGACCTCGCCTGGGACGACGAGCAGCGCGCGCTCGTGATCTCGATGACGCTCACCTCGGCGGGCTGCCCGCTCACCGACGTGATCGAGACCGAGATCGCCGAGAAGCTCGACGGCGTCGTGGAGCAGTTCCGCATCAACTGGGTGTGGATGCCGCCGTGGGGTCCGGAGCGGATCACCGAGGACGGCCGCGAGATGATGAGGGCGTTGGGTTTCACGATCTAG
- a CDS encoding tryptophan synthase subunit alpha yields the protein MPHPEAHLPEPRRRASLEVLRAEAADERSVLVEERLRAGEDPWEFMTELPSVDEIVVLLLRAERILLPAAVRPDHETSDRVLRRIVDDYPPLATTVWSMLSVAEPERAWAPRVSRAG from the coding sequence GTGCCCCACCCAGAAGCCCACCTGCCCGAGCCGCGCAGGCGCGCGAGCCTCGAGGTGCTGCGCGCCGAGGCCGCAGACGAGCGCTCGGTGCTCGTCGAGGAGCGCCTGCGCGCCGGCGAGGACCCCTGGGAGTTCATGACCGAGCTGCCGAGCGTCGACGAGATCGTCGTGCTGCTGCTGCGCGCCGAGCGGATCCTCCTGCCCGCCGCGGTGCGCCCGGACCACGAGACCAGCGACCGCGTGCTGCGCCGCATCGTCGACGACTACCCGCCGCTCGCCACCACCGTCTGGTCGATGCTGTCGGTGGCGGAGCCGGAGCGGGCGTGGGCGCCGCGGGTGAGTCGGGCGGGGTGA
- the sufC gene encoding Fe-S cluster assembly ATPase SufC has translation MSVLDIKDLQVSIETEQGKKEILRGVDLRIASGEIHAVMGPNGSGKSTLAYTIAGHPRYSVDGGSITLDGEDVLEMSVDERARAGLFLAMQYPVEIPGVTVSNFLRTAKTAVSGEAPRVRQWIGDVRTAMEQLRMDPSFGERNVNEGFSGGEKKRHEILQMELLRPQFAVLDETDSGLDVDALRIVSEGVNRIKGETGLGVLLITHYTRILRYIQPDFVHVFVNGRIAEQGGRELADRLEDEGYDRYLKAGV, from the coding sequence ATGAGCGTGCTGGACATCAAGGACCTGCAGGTCTCCATCGAGACCGAGCAGGGCAAGAAGGAGATCCTGCGGGGCGTGGACCTGCGGATCGCATCGGGCGAGATCCACGCGGTCATGGGGCCGAACGGCTCCGGCAAGTCGACCCTCGCCTACACGATCGCGGGTCACCCGCGGTACTCCGTCGACGGTGGCTCGATCACCCTCGACGGCGAGGACGTGCTCGAGATGAGCGTCGACGAGCGCGCTCGCGCCGGCCTGTTCCTCGCGATGCAGTACCCGGTCGAGATCCCCGGCGTGACGGTCTCGAACTTCCTGCGCACCGCGAAGACCGCGGTGTCGGGCGAGGCTCCCCGCGTGCGCCAGTGGATCGGCGACGTGCGCACGGCCATGGAGCAGCTGCGCATGGACCCGTCGTTCGGCGAGCGCAACGTGAACGAGGGCTTCTCGGGCGGCGAGAAGAAGCGCCACGAGATCCTGCAGATGGAGCTCCTGCGCCCGCAGTTCGCCGTGCTCGACGAGACCGACTCGGGCCTCGACGTCGACGCGCTGCGCATCGTCTCGGAGGGCGTGAACCGCATCAAGGGCGAGACCGGCCTCGGTGTGCTGCTCATCACGCACTACACGCGCATCCTGCGCTACATCCAGCCCGACTTCGTGCACGTGTTCGTCAACGGGCGCATCGCCGAGCAGGGCGGCCGCGAGCTGGCCGACCGCCTCGAGGACGAGGGCTACGACCGCTACCTGAAGGCCGGCGTCTGA
- a CDS encoding non-heme iron oxygenase ferredoxin subunit — MTAQRACGVGDVAVSAAMKVELDGIAIAIVKDSSGAIHAIGDTCTHGEISLSEGFVEDEAIECWAHGSQFALRTGKPMNLPAYEPVPVFPVIIDGDDVLVDVQNPLKQN; from the coding sequence ATGACCGCACAGCGCGCCTGCGGGGTGGGCGACGTCGCGGTGAGCGCGGCCATGAAGGTCGAGCTCGACGGCATCGCCATCGCGATCGTGAAGGACTCGTCCGGCGCGATCCACGCGATCGGCGACACCTGCACGCACGGCGAGATCTCGCTCTCGGAGGGCTTCGTCGAGGACGAGGCGATCGAGTGCTGGGCGCACGGCTCGCAGTTCGCGCTCCGCACCGGCAAGCCCATGAACCTCCCGGCCTACGAGCCGGTGCCGGTGTTCCCGGTGATCATCGACGGCGACGACGTGCTCGTCGACGTGCAGAACCCCCTGAAGCAGAATTGA
- a CDS encoding Ppx/GppA phosphatase family protein — protein sequence MTSTRPIDGAIGAARHGARLGVLDIGSNTVHLLIVDVRLGGRPIPQRSHKLTLRLMRYLQDDGSISDEGVDALLAAIGECAAIARSEQLDDFVVMATSALREAANGEEVVARIEREAEVTLDILSGADEARLTFLAVRRWFGWSAGRILLLDIGGGSLEIASGIDEEPDVAISVPLGAGRSTVGFFHADPPSAADQRALRIYAKAVLDDAVAQVKPFGRPDHVIGSSKTIRSLARLAGNLLPGVGDADRAVLTRAQLDDWVPRLARMDAKSRAALPGITPDRTFQIVAGGIVLSEAMRAFGVRELDVSPWALREGRLLQMLDRV from the coding sequence ATGACCTCCACCCGCCCGATCGACGGCGCGATCGGCGCCGCCCGGCACGGCGCGCGCCTCGGCGTGCTCGACATCGGCTCGAACACCGTGCACCTGCTCATCGTCGACGTGCGGCTGGGCGGCAGGCCGATCCCGCAGCGCTCGCACAAGCTCACCCTGCGGCTCATGCGCTACCTGCAGGACGACGGCTCGATCAGCGACGAGGGCGTCGATGCGCTGCTGGCGGCGATCGGCGAGTGCGCCGCGATCGCGCGCAGCGAGCAGCTCGACGACTTCGTCGTGATGGCGACGAGCGCGCTCCGCGAGGCCGCGAACGGCGAGGAGGTCGTCGCGCGCATCGAGCGCGAGGCGGAGGTGACGCTCGACATCCTCTCGGGCGCCGACGAGGCGAGGCTCACGTTCCTCGCCGTCCGGCGCTGGTTCGGCTGGTCAGCCGGCCGCATCCTGCTGCTCGACATCGGCGGCGGCTCGCTCGAGATCGCCTCGGGCATCGACGAGGAGCCCGACGTGGCGATCTCGGTGCCGCTCGGCGCGGGCCGCAGCACCGTCGGGTTCTTCCACGCCGATCCGCCGAGCGCCGCCGACCAGCGCGCGCTGCGCATCTACGCGAAGGCGGTCCTCGACGACGCCGTCGCGCAGGTCAAGCCCTTCGGCCGGCCCGACCACGTGATCGGCTCGTCGAAGACCATCCGCTCGCTCGCCCGGCTCGCGGGCAACCTGCTGCCGGGCGTCGGCGACGCCGATCGCGCCGTGCTCACGCGCGCGCAGCTCGACGACTGGGTGCCGCGGCTCGCGCGCATGGACGCGAAGTCGCGCGCCGCGCTGCCCGGCATCACGCCGGACCGCACGTTCCAGATCGTCGCCGGCGGCATCGTGCTCTCGGAGGCGATGCGCGCGTTCGGCGTGCGCGAGCTCGACGTGAGCCCCTGGGCGCTCCGCGAGGGCCGCCTGCTGCAGATGCTCGACCGCGTCTAG